From a single bacterium HR11 genomic region:
- the sat/cysC_1 gene encoding putative bifunctional SAT/APS kinase, giving the protein MSGERPSPTGLELHEDEASLVAEEALALAEVMAGPQRPRLLRLAQTARTGFVPEDLVDVLEGLAVLVLQSGRARRHARAEGERLWTQVLRRTPRGQELQEQVEAVNRALQALVGRRLDALRVECRTLGHFTFTLATEGVALTLAVRADGVQVESVSAEGARRPEPSTGAERRGVCVWLTGLPGAGKSTVASLVAERLRAEGRPVEVLDGDVVRQHFSRGLGFSREDRLENIRRVAYVARLLVRHGVYVIVALVSPYREARAAARALIGDEAFLEVYVRCPLEVLVRRDPKGLYARALRGEIPAFTGVSDPYEPPEAPDLILDTDREPPETSARRVLDLLSRWRDGVTKGAHGS; this is encoded by the coding sequence ATGAGCGGTGAGCGGCCGTCCCCGACGGGCCTGGAACTCCACGAGGACGAAGCCAGCCTGGTCGCCGAAGAGGCCCTGGCCCTGGCCGAAGTCATGGCCGGCCCCCAACGGCCCCGCCTCCTGCGGCTGGCGCAGACGGCCCGGACAGGCTTTGTGCCCGAGGACCTCGTCGACGTCCTCGAGGGCCTCGCCGTCCTGGTCCTCCAGAGCGGCCGCGCCCGCCGGCACGCCCGAGCCGAGGGCGAACGCCTCTGGACTCAGGTGCTCCGACGGACCCCGCGCGGCCAAGAACTGCAAGAACAGGTCGAAGCCGTGAATCGAGCCCTGCAGGCCCTCGTCGGCCGACGGTTGGACGCCCTCCGGGTCGAATGCCGCACGCTGGGCCATTTTACCTTCACATTGGCGACGGAGGGCGTCGCCCTGACCCTGGCCGTGCGGGCCGACGGCGTGCAGGTCGAGAGCGTCAGCGCCGAGGGCGCCCGCCGGCCCGAGCCGTCGACGGGGGCTGAACGACGCGGTGTGTGCGTGTGGCTCACGGGACTTCCCGGGGCTGGTAAGAGTACGGTCGCATCGCTGGTCGCCGAACGGCTCCGGGCCGAGGGCCGGCCCGTCGAAGTCCTCGACGGGGACGTCGTCCGTCAACACTTCTCCCGAGGCTTGGGCTTTTCCCGGGAGGACCGCCTGGAGAACATCCGGCGGGTCGCCTACGTCGCCCGCCTGCTGGTCCGGCACGGCGTATACGTGATCGTCGCCCTCGTCTCGCCCTACCGGGAAGCCCGGGCGGCGGCCCGGGCCCTGATCGGAGACGAAGCCTTCCTGGAAGTGTACGTCCGCTGTCCCCTGGAGGTCCTGGTCCGTCGAGACCCGAAGGGTCTGTATGCCCGAGCTCTGCGGGGAGAAATCCCCGCCTTCACGGGCGTCAGCGACCCCTACGAGCCCCCGGAGGCGCCCGACCTCATCCTCGACACGGACCGGGAGCCGCCCGAGACGAGCGCCCGGCGGGTCCTGGACCTCCTAAGCCGCTGGCGGGACGGCGTGACGAAAGGAGCTCACGGCTCATAG
- a CDS encoding Electron transfer flavoprotein-ubiquinone oxidoreductase has product MARARERLEADILIVGGGPAGLSAAIRLGQRARDSARSGGREPFIVLVEKGRYVGAHLRSGAVIDPRAFRELIPDFDRRAPLEQRVTEEAVLYLTPRRALRFPAWALPPELKNEGNYVVSLSKVARWMAEEAERLGVTILTETSVVEPIIEGGRLVGVRTGPKGLDRNGQPRANYDPGTDIYAPVTILAEGAHGTVARVVIRAFGLAGGRQPMIYSGAVKEVIELPRKDYPPGKIFTTLGYPARYGTFGGGFFYDMSGPYVAVGLVYSLDWTDPDLDLHEELQRWKLHPYVHRHLQGGRVVQYSACIIPEGGYYAIPRLYMPGGLLTGDSAGLVNVPRNKGIHLAVYSGMVAAEVAWDAWQAGDFSEERLAEYERRLRASWAWEELYRVRNFRQAFQDGFLLGLLRAGLYRWTGGRLFRDPLPIRVGHRLARHGSQAPRPPVRWDDALILDKRSDIARGAPKYDEQPSHLRIVDSGLCLECQRLYDSPCTKFCPGDVFRWEPSEARIVISHENCLHPKICEFACPYDNIRWSPPQGGDGPNYTLT; this is encoded by the coding sequence GTGGCCCGGGCGCGCGAACGTCTCGAAGCCGACATCCTCATCGTCGGGGGCGGTCCGGCCGGCCTGAGCGCGGCGATTCGCCTGGGTCAACGGGCCCGGGACTCGGCCCGGTCCGGCGGTCGGGAGCCCTTCATCGTCTTGGTCGAGAAGGGTCGGTACGTCGGGGCTCACTTGCGGTCGGGGGCCGTCATCGACCCACGCGCCTTCCGGGAACTCATCCCGGACTTTGACCGGCGGGCGCCCCTCGAACAACGGGTCACGGAAGAGGCGGTCCTGTACCTGACGCCCCGGCGGGCCCTGCGATTTCCCGCTTGGGCCCTGCCGCCGGAGCTGAAGAATGAAGGCAACTACGTCGTTTCCCTCAGCAAGGTCGCCCGCTGGATGGCCGAGGAGGCCGAACGGCTCGGCGTGACGATCCTGACGGAGACGTCCGTCGTCGAGCCCATCATCGAGGGCGGCCGCCTCGTCGGGGTCCGGACGGGGCCCAAGGGCCTGGACCGGAACGGCCAGCCACGGGCGAATTACGACCCCGGGACCGACATCTATGCCCCCGTGACGATCCTGGCCGAGGGCGCGCACGGGACGGTCGCCCGGGTCGTGATCCGGGCCTTTGGGCTGGCCGGGGGGCGGCAACCGATGATTTACAGCGGGGCCGTCAAGGAGGTCATCGAACTTCCCCGCAAGGACTACCCCCCGGGCAAAATCTTTACGACCCTGGGCTACCCGGCCCGGTACGGGACCTTCGGAGGCGGCTTCTTTTACGACATGAGCGGGCCTTACGTCGCCGTCGGGCTCGTCTACAGCCTGGACTGGACGGACCCGGACCTGGACCTTCACGAGGAGCTCCAGCGGTGGAAGCTTCATCCGTACGTCCACCGGCATCTCCAGGGCGGCCGGGTCGTTCAGTACAGTGCCTGCATCATCCCGGAAGGCGGCTACTACGCCATCCCCCGCCTCTACATGCCGGGCGGTCTGCTGACGGGCGACTCGGCCGGCCTCGTCAACGTGCCCCGCAATAAGGGCATCCACCTGGCCGTCTATTCAGGCATGGTCGCCGCCGAAGTCGCCTGGGACGCGTGGCAGGCCGGCGATTTTTCGGAAGAACGGCTGGCCGAGTACGAGCGTCGCCTTCGGGCGAGCTGGGCCTGGGAGGAGCTCTACCGGGTCCGCAACTTCCGGCAGGCCTTTCAGGACGGCTTCCTACTGGGTCTGCTCCGGGCCGGTTTGTACCGATGGACCGGGGGCCGCTTGTTTCGAGACCCCTTGCCCATTCGGGTCGGCCACCGACTCGCCCGGCACGGGAGCCAGGCGCCCCGGCCGCCGGTCCGTTGGGACGACGCCTTGATTCTGGACAAAAGGTCGGACATCGCCCGCGGGGCTCCCAAGTACGATGAACAGCCGTCCCATCTGCGGATCGTCGACAGCGGCCTCTGCCTGGAGTGCCAGCGCCTGTACGACAGCCCCTGCACGAAGTTCTGTCCCGGCGACGTATTCCGGTGGGAGCCGTCCGAGGCGCGGATCGTCATCAGCCACGAAAACTGTCTGCATCCGAAGATCTGCGAATTTGCTTGCCCTTACGACAACATTCGCTGGAGTCCGCCCCAGGGCGGCGACGGGCCGAACTATACGTTGACGTGA